One genomic segment of Clostridium estertheticum subsp. estertheticum includes these proteins:
- a CDS encoding extracellular solute-binding protein yields MKSKKINSLKFLYLILIFMFLYIPIIVLIGFSFNQSKLNVVWTGFTFKWYGSLLHNAGILDAVKNSFIIAIISTIISVIIGTLAAIGMYRYKFRAKKLVDAILYVPLVIPEIVMGISLLAFFSIAKIPLGRVSLIIAHVTFSIAYVVAVVKTRLDGFDRSVEEVAMDLYATPIKTFFNITLPIIMPGVIAGALLAFTLSLDDVIISFFVAGPGSVTLPLKVFSMVKFGVTPEINALSTILIILTIIIICFALFIRNVNINMKKIGAIITSILIVFGSIGGGIFTYANHNAQPEEVLNVFNWSEYLPQSVIDKFEQTYNIKVNYSTFSSNEEMLAKLMAGGGNYDLTVASDFMVEILSKQGLITPINKSSLTNLNNIGSQYLNLPFDRGNKYSVPYMWLAGVISYDSSKIPEGTIKGYKDLWKPEFKNSLTVLDDERVIIGMTLKMLGYPLNETRPAALKKAKEALIKLQPNIKSYDSDSPKTSLINGESKAMFAWGAEGNLARLENQNIKYVIPSEGLFLQQDNFVIPKAAKNVKAAQLFINFIMQPEISAEISHKFPYGNPNTAAYKYIDKKILDDKAVYPPKEVVKKGEYLKDIGKSVTDLDKIWTEVK; encoded by the coding sequence ATGAAAAGCAAAAAAATAAATTCACTGAAATTTTTATATTTGATCTTAATATTTATGTTTTTATATATACCAATTATAGTACTTATCGGATTTTCCTTTAACCAGTCAAAATTAAATGTAGTTTGGACCGGTTTCACATTTAAATGGTATGGTAGTCTACTCCATAATGCGGGCATATTAGATGCTGTTAAGAACTCTTTTATTATAGCAATAATTAGTACAATAATTTCTGTGATTATAGGAACTTTAGCCGCCATTGGAATGTATAGATATAAATTTCGTGCTAAAAAATTAGTTGACGCAATACTTTATGTGCCTTTAGTTATACCTGAAATAGTTATGGGTATATCCCTGCTTGCTTTTTTCTCCATAGCAAAAATCCCTTTAGGTAGAGTGTCTTTAATTATTGCACATGTTACTTTCAGTATAGCTTATGTAGTCGCCGTTGTAAAAACTAGACTTGACGGCTTCGATAGGTCTGTTGAAGAAGTTGCTATGGATCTTTACGCTACGCCTATAAAAACTTTTTTTAATATAACTCTACCAATTATTATGCCAGGAGTTATTGCAGGTGCATTACTTGCCTTTACTTTATCGCTTGATGATGTAATAATTAGTTTTTTTGTAGCTGGACCTGGTAGTGTTACTTTGCCTCTTAAAGTATTTTCCATGGTAAAATTTGGTGTTACGCCTGAAATTAACGCCCTATCTACCATACTAATAATTTTAACTATTATTATAATTTGTTTTGCTCTTTTTATTCGAAATGTAAATATAAATATGAAAAAGATTGGAGCTATAATAACTTCAATTTTGATTGTATTTGGAAGTATTGGTGGTGGAATATTCACTTATGCTAACCACAATGCGCAGCCTGAGGAAGTTTTAAATGTTTTTAACTGGTCGGAATATTTACCACAATCCGTTATAGATAAATTTGAACAAACATATAATATTAAAGTAAATTATAGTACTTTTTCATCTAATGAAGAAATGCTTGCAAAACTTATGGCAGGTGGTGGAAATTATGATTTAACAGTAGCTAGTGACTTTATGGTTGAAATATTAAGTAAACAAGGACTTATAACACCGATAAATAAAAGTAGTTTAACAAATCTAAACAATATAGGATCTCAATATTTAAACCTACCCTTTGATCGTGGTAATAAATATAGTGTTCCTTATATGTGGCTTGCAGGTGTAATCTCCTATGATAGTTCAAAAATCCCTGAAGGCACAATAAAAGGATATAAGGACCTTTGGAAACCTGAGTTTAAAAATTCTTTAACTGTACTTGATGATGAAAGAGTTATAATTGGAATGACACTTAAGATGCTTGGTTATCCACTAAATGAAACTAGACCCGCAGCTCTAAAAAAAGCAAAAGAAGCACTTATAAAACTTCAACCTAATATAAAATCTTATGATAGTGATAGTCCCAAAACAAGCCTTATAAATGGAGAGTCAAAAGCAATGTTCGCCTGGGGAGCAGAAGGAAATCTAGCACGCCTTGAAAACCAAAATATAAAATATGTCATCCCGAGTGAAGGACTATTTCTCCAGCAGGACAATTTTGTAATTCCCAAAGCTGCAAAAAATGTTAAAGCCGCGCAGCTTTTTATTAATTTTATAATGCAGCCTGAAATAAGTGCTGAGATTTCTCATAAGTTCCCTTATGGAAATCCTAACACCGCCGCATATAAATATATTGATAAAAAAATACTAGATGATAAAGCAGTTTATCCGCCTAAAGAAGTTGTAAAAAAGGGTGAATACTTAAAGGATATAGGAAAATCAGTAACAGATTTAGATAAGATATGGACGGAAGTTAAATAA
- a CDS encoding ABC transporter permease gives MKNKKSRNSIKKYLSLHLKYLTTISPALIWLIVFFVMPLLFIVIVSFSTRGEVGNIIYKFTLGNYIRLLDPLYINIFIKSVLIATYTTMLCLIFGYPFAYIIANFNKKFKPLLLLLIILPFWTNSLVRTYAIIVLLKTEGIINTLLLHFHIINIPLNLMYNNFAVMIGMLYMMFPFMVLPLYTSIEKLDKRILDAASDLGAGPFYKFIKIILPLTKGGIVSGSILVFIPTLGLFFVTDLMGGSKVILMSNLIKNQFLTARDWPFGSAISVILIIVMLTVILYSTKLTGTKGTKEVL, from the coding sequence ATGAAAAATAAGAAATCAAGAAATTCCATAAAAAAATATTTATCATTACATCTAAAGTATTTAACAACAATTTCTCCTGCTCTTATATGGCTGATAGTATTTTTTGTTATGCCACTTTTATTTATAGTTATTGTAAGTTTTTCTACTAGAGGCGAAGTTGGTAACATCATATATAAGTTTACTTTAGGAAACTATATAAGGCTTTTAGACCCTCTTTATATTAATATCTTCATAAAATCAGTCTTAATAGCTACATATACTACTATGTTATGTTTGATTTTTGGATATCCTTTTGCATACATAATCGCAAATTTTAATAAAAAATTTAAGCCGCTATTACTTTTACTAATAATACTACCATTTTGGACTAACTCATTAGTTAGGACCTATGCAATAATAGTCTTACTTAAAACAGAAGGAATAATAAATACATTACTATTACACTTTCATATAATAAATATACCTCTTAATTTAATGTATAACAATTTTGCGGTTATGATTGGTATGTTATACATGATGTTTCCATTTATGGTTCTTCCTCTATATACTTCCATAGAAAAACTCGACAAGAGAATATTAGATGCCGCATCTGACCTTGGAGCAGGTCCGTTTTATAAATTCATCAAAATCATTCTTCCACTTACCAAAGGGGGGATTGTATCAGGTTCTATTTTAGTTTTTATTCCTACCCTTGGACTTTTCTTTGTAACTGACCTTATGGGAGGTAGTAAGGTAATCCTTATGAGTAATCTAATAAAAAATCAGTTCCTTACTGCAAGAGATTGGCCATTCGGTTCAGCTATATCAGTTATTTTAATAATTGTTATGTTAACCGTTATTTTATATAGTACAAAATTAACTGGAACTAAAGGAACTAAGGAGGTATTATAA
- a CDS encoding ABC transporter ATP-binding protein — protein sequence MTKGIFVQLLNICKSFNQDDPIIKNLDLDIHQGEFLTLLGPSGCGKTTTLRMIAGFELPTSGEIVIDGENITQKPPYIRCVNTVFQNYALFPHMNIYDNIAFGLKMKKMKKNEIKDNVSKMLKMVQLEGFENRMPSMLSGGQMQRVAIARAIVNKPKVLLLDEPLGALDLKLRKQMQLELKHLQKILGITFVFVTHDQEEALTMSDRIVVMNSGVIEQIGTPEELYEHPRTKFVATFLGETNILEGEIIKLKENEVLLKLYEKEDIIRIPNHNYNLGDKFIVSVRPERIKIKETVEEGDVWLICKFKERIYVGSTIKVIMLLKDNKEIIVNEPIGQNFIFLNETKNYFVTWNPNHTIVIKE from the coding sequence GTGACAAAAGGTATTTTCGTTCAATTGTTAAATATTTGTAAGAGTTTTAATCAAGATGACCCTATCATTAAAAACTTAGACCTTGACATACATCAAGGCGAATTTCTAACCCTACTCGGACCAAGTGGTTGTGGAAAAACCACTACCTTAAGAATGATTGCTGGTTTTGAATTGCCTACAAGTGGAGAAATTGTAATTGATGGAGAAAATATTACGCAAAAACCACCTTACATTAGGTGTGTTAACACAGTATTTCAAAACTATGCATTATTTCCTCATATGAATATCTATGATAATATAGCCTTTGGTCTTAAAATGAAGAAAATGAAGAAGAATGAAATAAAAGACAATGTAAGTAAGATGTTAAAAATGGTTCAACTTGAAGGTTTTGAAAATAGAATGCCCTCTATGCTAAGTGGTGGACAAATGCAACGCGTTGCTATAGCAAGAGCAATCGTAAACAAACCAAAAGTTCTTCTTTTAGATGAACCCCTAGGTGCACTTGATTTAAAGCTCCGTAAACAAATGCAATTGGAACTTAAGCATCTTCAAAAAATACTTGGAATAACCTTTGTTTTCGTGACCCATGATCAAGAAGAGGCACTAACAATGTCCGACCGAATCGTTGTTATGAACAGTGGTGTTATTGAGCAAATTGGTACACCAGAAGAACTTTATGAGCACCCTAGAACTAAATTTGTAGCTACATTTTTAGGAGAAACAAACATCTTAGAAGGTGAGATTATTAAATTAAAGGAGAATGAAGTTTTACTTAAGCTTTATGAAAAAGAAGATATAATTAGAATACCTAACCATAATTATAATTTAGGTGATAAATTTATAGTTTCGGTTAGACCTGAGAGGATTAAAATAAAAGAAACCGTTGAAGAAGGCGACGTTTGGTTGATTTGTAAATTCAAGGAAAGGATTTATGTAGGTTCAACCATTAAAGTTATTATGCTTCTTAAAGATAATAAAGAAATTATAGTTAATGAGCCAATAGGACAAAATTTTATATTTTTAAATGAGACAAAAAATTATTTTGTAACATGGAATCCTAATCATACTATAGTTATTAAGGAATAA
- a CDS encoding ATP phosphoribosyltransferase regulatory subunit, with the protein MNNWKRHIPEGSRDILFEDCNNKIKIIDTLRNLYISTGYLEVISPTLEFYDVFQGDDVSIEQEKMYKLFDNAGRILVLRPDMTMPIARIAATKLRDSAYPLRICYSGNIFRINENWNGKVSEMTQSGIEIIGSESPKSDAEVIITAISSLLAIGVKKFELEIGQAEFFKGLIEDIDLDHEEMERLRGLVENKNFGALREFIDDKEVTVGIENVEALKKLPELFGGIEILCGARMLTQNRRALAALDTIEKIYERIVSVGFGEYISIDLGMVQHIDYYTGITFRGYSSEVGTTIISGGRYDNLISKFGASMPAVGFAIDVDNIQSVLSKQGNDNEKVNEKFMIYFENTLVACAYKFAEQIRAKGLKTELSLFEEKEETLHYAQIKGIDKMICILEGNKIELIDTKSKKSFKTSTEKFINGLDMYINILEE; encoded by the coding sequence ATGAATAATTGGAAAAGACATATACCGGAAGGTTCAAGAGATATACTTTTCGAGGATTGTAATAATAAAATTAAGATTATAGATACACTTAGAAACTTGTATATAAGTACTGGTTATTTAGAAGTAATATCTCCAACACTGGAATTTTATGATGTTTTTCAGGGTGATGACGTATCAATTGAACAAGAAAAAATGTATAAGCTTTTTGATAATGCAGGAAGAATATTAGTGTTAAGGCCAGATATGACTATGCCAATAGCCAGAATTGCTGCCACAAAACTTCGGGATTCAGCATATCCGCTTCGAATATGTTATAGCGGTAATATATTTAGAATAAATGAAAATTGGAATGGAAAGGTTAGTGAAATGACCCAATCGGGAATTGAAATAATAGGAAGTGAAAGTCCAAAATCAGATGCCGAAGTAATTATAACTGCTATTTCATCATTACTTGCTATAGGAGTAAAAAAATTTGAACTTGAAATTGGTCAAGCTGAGTTTTTCAAGGGCCTTATTGAAGATATAGATCTTGATCATGAAGAAATGGAAAGATTACGAGGCCTTGTTGAAAATAAGAACTTTGGAGCATTAAGAGAATTTATAGATGATAAAGAAGTAACCGTTGGTATAGAAAATGTAGAAGCTTTGAAAAAATTGCCAGAGCTGTTTGGTGGGATTGAAATACTTTGCGGTGCAAGAATGTTAACTCAAAATAGGAGAGCACTTGCAGCACTCGATACTATAGAAAAAATCTATGAGCGAATAGTAAGCGTAGGATTTGGTGAATATATTTCTATTGATTTAGGAATGGTACAGCATATTGATTATTATACTGGGATAACATTTAGAGGATATAGTAGTGAAGTTGGAACGACAATAATTAGTGGAGGAAGATATGATAACCTAATATCAAAATTTGGTGCATCAATGCCAGCAGTTGGATTTGCCATAGATGTGGACAATATTCAGTCTGTCCTTTCAAAGCAAGGTAATGATAATGAGAAGGTCAATGAAAAATTCATGATTTATTTCGAAAATACTTTAGTAGCATGTGCATATAAGTTTGCAGAGCAAATTAGAGCCAAAGGTCTTAAGACTGAATTAAGTTTATTTGAAGAAAAAGAAGAAACTCTGCATTATGCTCAGATAAAAGGAATAGATAAAATGATTTGTATACTAGAAGGGAACAAAATTGAATTAATAGATACAAAAAGTAAAAAAAGCTTTAAGACAAGTACTGAGAAATTTATTAATGGTTTAGATATGTATATTAATATTTTGGAGGAATAA
- the hisG gene encoding ATP phosphoribosyltransferase, with protein sequence MKVIRIALTKGRLEKYAISMFEDIGIDCTDLKNKGRKLILKDVKNNIEFVLVKSTDVLTYVEHGAADIGIVGKDTLMEQNKEFYEVVDLKVGKCMFAVAALPSFKSYDGYNRKKIATKYPTVAKEYFKKNNEDVEIIKLDGSVELAPILELSDAIVDLVETGDTLRENGLIIIEKICDISARMIVNRASMKMKKDEIGNLIVKVQQYVDKNEAMI encoded by the coding sequence ATGAAAGTTATACGTATAGCATTAACAAAAGGAAGATTAGAAAAGTATGCTATTTCTATGTTTGAAGATATAGGAATAGACTGTACAGATCTAAAAAATAAGGGAAGAAAATTAATTCTTAAGGATGTAAAAAACAATATAGAATTTGTTTTAGTTAAGTCTACAGATGTTTTAACTTATGTAGAACATGGCGCAGCAGATATTGGAATTGTTGGGAAAGATACTTTAATGGAGCAAAATAAAGAATTTTATGAAGTAGTAGATTTAAAGGTTGGAAAATGTATGTTTGCAGTTGCAGCATTACCAAGTTTTAAAAGTTATGATGGATATAATCGCAAAAAAATAGCTACTAAATATCCAACAGTTGCAAAAGAATATTTCAAAAAAAATAATGAAGATGTTGAAATTATTAAATTAGATGGGTCAGTGGAACTTGCTCCAATCCTTGAATTATCAGATGCAATTGTGGATTTAGTTGAAACAGGAGATACTCTTCGTGAAAACGGATTGATTATTATAGAAAAAATATGTGATATTAGTGCAAGAATGATAGTAAATAGAGCTAGCATGAAGATGAAAAAGGATGAGATAGGTAATTTAATAGTTAAGGTTCAACAATATGTAGATAAAAATGAGGCGATGATATAG
- the hisD gene encoding histidinol dehydrogenase: protein MKFLKKRTEDVQKDVNIIVDKILADVRTRGDDAIIEYTQKFDSKFVTLANFVVTDTEIKNAYKMVDQDFLDAIRLAKVNVKEFHEKQKRNAWMMTKEKGAILGQTLRGLESVGIYVPGGTASYPSSVIMNAIPAKVAGVENLVMVTPPLNDGTVNPHILVAADIAGVDKIYKMGGAQAIAGLAYGTEKISKVDKIVGPGNIYVAMAKKSVFGCVAIDMIAGPSEILIIADEFANQHFIAADLMSQAEHDVLASAMLITTSRDLANRVVKELEIQIKDMSRCKIIKESLEKYGVILIAQNIDEAIELANDIAPEHLEVMVRDPFNYLGDIKNAGSIFLGEYSPEPLGDYMAGPNHVLPTSGTARFFSPLSVDDFIKKSSYIYYTKEALSEVKEKVIKLSDVEGLTAHGNSIKVRFK, encoded by the coding sequence ATGAAGTTTTTAAAAAAAAGAACGGAGGATGTTCAAAAGGATGTAAATATCATAGTAGATAAAATTTTAGCAGACGTAAGAACTAGAGGCGATGATGCTATAATTGAGTACACTCAGAAATTTGATAGTAAATTTGTTACACTTGCAAATTTTGTTGTAACAGATACAGAAATTAAAAATGCATATAAAATGGTTGACCAAGATTTTTTAGATGCTATAAGACTAGCAAAAGTAAATGTTAAGGAATTTCACGAAAAACAAAAAAGAAATGCTTGGATGATGACAAAAGAAAAGGGTGCTATTTTGGGCCAAACTTTAAGAGGACTTGAAAGTGTTGGAATATATGTGCCTGGTGGCACGGCATCTTACCCGTCATCTGTTATTATGAATGCAATTCCAGCAAAGGTTGCAGGTGTTGAAAATCTAGTTATGGTAACACCACCACTTAATGATGGAACTGTGAATCCTCATATTCTTGTGGCAGCAGATATAGCTGGCGTTGATAAGATTTACAAAATGGGTGGAGCGCAAGCGATTGCCGGACTTGCATATGGAACAGAAAAAATATCTAAAGTAGATAAAATAGTAGGGCCAGGAAATATCTATGTTGCTATGGCAAAAAAGAGTGTGTTTGGCTGCGTTGCCATAGATATGATCGCAGGTCCCAGTGAAATCTTAATTATTGCAGATGAGTTTGCAAATCAGCATTTCATTGCAGCGGATTTAATGTCGCAAGCAGAGCATGATGTTCTTGCGTCTGCTATGCTTATAACTACTTCAAGGGATCTTGCAAATAGGGTAGTCAAGGAGCTAGAAATACAGATAAAAGATATGAGTAGATGCAAAATCATTAAGGAGTCTTTAGAGAAATATGGAGTTATTTTGATAGCTCAAAATATAGATGAAGCTATAGAACTTGCGAATGACATTGCACCCGAGCATCTTGAGGTAATGGTTCGTGACCCATTTAATTATTTGGGTGATATAAAAAATGCGGGTTCCATATTTTTAGGTGAGTATTCTCCAGAACCACTAGGAGATTATATGGCAGGACCTAATCATGTTCTACCAACAAGTGGAACTGCAAGATTCTTTTCACCATTATCTGTAGATGATTTCATCAAAAAATCAAGTTATATATATTATACTAAGGAAGCACTAAGTGAAGTTAAGGAAAAGGTAATAAAATTATCAGATGTTGAAGGGCTTACAGCTCATGGAAATTCTATTAAAGTGAGGTTTAAATAA
- the hisC gene encoding histidinol-phosphate transaminase, with protein MIQDIFRKDLGDFESYSAGKTDYKVRLNANESFTNLDFETRKEIGTVIENSIYNRYPDPDALEVCDLYAKYANVLGINVMAGNGSDECIQIIAHTFLNTGDKVAMQSPDFSMYGLYTKVAGGIPIEFPLGAELELDVDGFISMANSEKVKIVFLSNPNNPTGNIIKREDIIKIIEGCKCIVVIDEAYFEFYGESILDKIDFYDNLIVLRTCSKIGLAAIRLGFMITNNVLMSELKKVKPPYNVNSITQSIACVILKKPEIIYNNVKNILAERVYLWEKLSCINGIKLYKAKANFILVEIPNALEIKEKLLKQSINVRSYTSGKLLNCLRITIGSREENNCLLKNII; from the coding sequence ATGATACAAGATATTTTTAGAAAAGATTTAGGTGATTTTGAATCATATAGTGCAGGTAAAACTGATTATAAAGTAAGGTTAAACGCCAATGAAAGTTTTACTAACCTTGATTTTGAAACTAGAAAAGAAATCGGCACGGTAATAGAGAATTCCATTTATAATAGGTATCCAGATCCAGATGCACTGGAGGTATGTGATCTTTATGCTAAATATGCTAATGTTTTAGGTATAAATGTAATGGCTGGAAATGGTTCAGATGAGTGTATTCAAATAATCGCTCATACATTTTTAAATACTGGGGATAAAGTAGCAATGCAAAGTCCGGATTTCTCCATGTATGGATTATATACTAAGGTTGCTGGGGGAATTCCAATTGAATTTCCGCTAGGAGCCGAATTAGAATTGGATGTAGATGGTTTTATTTCCATGGCTAATAGTGAAAAGGTTAAAATCGTATTTTTATCTAACCCTAATAATCCTACTGGTAATATTATTAAAAGAGAGGATATTATTAAAATAATAGAAGGTTGCAAATGTATTGTAGTAATTGATGAGGCATACTTTGAATTTTATGGCGAGAGTATCTTAGATAAAATAGATTTTTATGATAATTTAATTGTACTCAGAACTTGCTCAAAAATTGGTCTTGCAGCTATAAGGCTCGGATTTATGATTACGAATAACGTTTTAATGTCTGAGCTTAAAAAAGTAAAACCACCTTATAATGTGAATTCTATTACTCAAAGTATAGCATGTGTTATATTAAAAAAACCAGAAATAATATATAACAACGTTAAAAACATACTTGCAGAGAGAGTTTACTTATGGGAAAAATTGAGTTGTATTAATGGAATAAAGCTTTATAAAGCTAAAGCAAATTTTATACTAGTTGAGATCCCAAATGCTTTAGAAATTAAAGAAAAACTTTTAAAGCAGAGTATA